From the genome of Cryptococcus deuterogattii R265 chromosome 5, complete sequence:
CCATTCCGAGACTGTGAACAGAGCAATCCATTTAGAACTTTTTGGGTATTATATTTGTGATATGGGCAATTATATGTCATAAGAAAGCAGGAGTTACCTGTatgaaaggaaggagtgaTAAAGGCTTTGTAAGATATGTAATATATCACGTTCCAAATCATTTCCGATGGGAGTGGACGTACGAAAGGCCATTCGAAGGGTAGAATCGCTTCAATTAGAACGCAAAAAAAGTTGCATGGAAATAGATGGCGCTATCCAACTCAAGATAAGTGACGATGAAAAAGTAAGCAGATTTGTCCTTTATCCTCTTTGTAAAAGGTTTCAAGAAGGTATTGAGTAAGACGATCACCAGAAAACCGGAGAGACGAAACTGTGCCGATGCCATGTGGTCTCTTAATCATCTGTCAATACTTCTTTACAAAGGTTAGACGAGAGTTTGCATTATTTCAAAGTTCTTGGGTCGATTCCAGTAGGAAAGACATCTAGCTGTACAGACGACCAAGGCAACTTTCCAAACGATGAAAACATTAAAATACTGTAAGATCCACACCGGTGTATTAATAAACATAGAGAATTACTTCATTACTTCCTTTATCGCCATAATATACAGCTTGGAGAAGCTTATGAAGGAGGAGCCCGAGGAGTGAATTTAAGGAGACAGTGGTCCTTGGGGAAGATACTGTGAAACAAGGTAAGCGTTAAACCCCTCCAgggagagggtgaggagaggaacgTACGCTGCAATGACCTGCACTTCATCACTCAACTCGGTCCTCTCGTGCTTCCAGTCCATCAAAACACTCGCTGTACCCAAAGTGGCCGCCAAATGCATAGAAGCGTACTGGCCGCCGATGCACTTGTGGGGACCGCTACCCCAGACAAGATAGTTTTGGGGCTTGGAGTCGGCGATAGGGGCAGAACCGTCGGCTTGGGGAAGCCATCGTTCGGGAAGGAATCGGTCAGGCTCAGGGTAACAGGTCTCGTCGTGTAAAGAGTTCCAGAAGGCGGGAATGATCATAGAGTTCTTGGGAGCGGTGTATTCGGGGGAGACGGGGAACGGCTTGGTGGTCATGTAAGGAACCTACACATCCATATCAGTCGACGTCTAGGTGGCTGTGAATACTGTAAAAACGTACCATGATGACAGGAGGCCTGAACCTCAAAACTTCCTTGATAGTAGCCCGAGTGTAAACCATGTCGTCAAGCAAGTCCAAAGTCAAAGGCCTCTCGAGGTCGTTACCCCTGACCCTGTACTGCTCCTCCCTGACCTTCGCAAGAACTTCGGGGTGATCAGCGGTAAGCTGGAACGTGTAGACAAGAGCGGAAGACATGGCGTCCTGAGAagcgaaaaggaaagacaaaaggaCCATGGCAATTTCGTGGTCGCTGTACTCTCGAGAAAGAAGTTTAGtctcctcaccatcatcctgGGCACGTCGGGCAAGGATCATGGCTCGCACCCAGTGGTCCAGAAGACACTCGGGCTCCGCGTCGTCGTCCTCCATCCTGATCTTGCTCGCAGCGCTAGCAGCAGAGAGATACTTCATGACAATCTTCCTAGCCTGGATAGCGTTGTAGACTTTAGTGCCAGGGATGGCGAGAGGGAAGTTGACGAGCTCGAGAGAGATGGTGATAAGCCAGTACTTCTCGTTGATCTCTTGCTTTTGAGCCTCAGTGAGGTAAGGGCCAATGAACACGGAAAGGGAGGTTTCCATGTTGAGGTCtcgcatcttcatcatgtACTGTTGAGCAGGGGCGGGATCGGACGTCCATTTGT
Proteins encoded in this window:
- a CDS encoding C-22 sterol desaturase, whose amino-acid sequence is MESHTILRPTAIPDLAAIKTWGLEGLTKAKFSFDSKTTTATILTLILSLLVLEQLVYRAKKAHLPGAKWTIPVIGKFADSLNPTLANYKAQWNSGPLSAVSVFNIFIVIGSSNEMARKILNSPNHAEPCLVASAKKVLLPENWVFLHGKVHADYRKALNVLFTKQALSIYLPIQEKIYRSYFNKWTSDPAPAQQYMMKMRDLNMETSLSVFIGPYLTEAQKQEINEKYWLITISLELVNFPLAIPGTKVYNAIQARKIVMKYLSAASAASKIRMEDDDAEPECLLDHWVRAMILARRAQDDGEETKLLSREYSDHEIAMVLLSFLFASQDAMSSALVYTFQLTADHPEVLAKVREEQYRVRGNDLERPLTLDLLDDMVYTRATIKEVLRFRPPVIMVPYMTTKPFPVSPEYTAPKNSMIIPAFWNSLHDETCYPEPDRFLPERWLPQADGSAPIADSKPQNYLVWGSGPHKCIGGQYASMHLAATLGTASVLMDWKHERTELSDEVQVIAAIFPKDHCLLKFTPRAPPS